Part of the Camarhynchus parvulus chromosome 11, STF_HiC, whole genome shotgun sequence genome, ATTATTACAACCAGTaagtatgtatttttaaaattactgcaaGTTTACCAGAATAAGAACTAAGCAAAGCAAACTTAGATCAAAAAGTACCTTTCTGAAGAAGAGTGCAAGTGAGCCCATCTTGCGAGGCCTggtggctgtggcactgaggtGCTGAGCCTGTCTCTGCTCTCCAGGGGAGATCTGCTGCACTGTTAGCTggcctggcagctgcagtgctgccccagccatCTGAGGGTTCAGGGTGCCAGCCAGAGTCTGGGCACTCAGAGGCTGCATGGGCCCagacacagcctggggctgggcacctACATTTACTTGGACTGGGAAGAAAGTTATTCCTCCATTTTCATTGGCAATACCTGTAATGTAACAAAAAGAGCCTGAAATAAGAGCAAGCTGTGGGGGGgttgagtttttaaaaataattcagtacTTCTTTTATTAGCTAGACATTTTTTTACACTACTTTTATTACTAGACATTTAGTATATTATACATGAAATTGTTTAATCAAAATACTTTCCACATCATACTTTCATACTTTCTCATCTCATTAAACTTCATCATGAGATGAGAAGATAATGAAGTTGAAGTAAGGTTTCCATACTTATGCAgttctccctggctgtgctctaaTCCCCTGATGGGAACATGCCTGGATGGCTGAGCAGCAGCGTTTCCCTCACCTTGCACAGGGATTGTCACCGTCTGCCCGTTGTTGGCTGTCACGGTGGCCGTTGCCACTGTCACCAGGGTCTGGCCAGGCACGGGGGTCACGGACACAGCCTCAGGGCTCATGTTCTGCACTGGCACCGTGCTCACCACGGGCTGTGGGGGCACCCTGACGGCCGTGCCACCCTCGGGGGCACCGTCATTGTCAGCGAACAGGCGCCGCCGCGTggggttggctgtgggagagctgTACCTGTCATACAGGCTggctggaggggaggagaggcctggggaggaaaaacacacacacagatatctATCTAACTCTTGCTTTATAATCCTTTGTTTTACAAGGTGGTGGAAATCTAATGCAAACCAAAATATGTCATACAAAgctcttcaggaaaaatatgttaaaaatacagatgGCTTTCAGAGATtacttaattttcaaaaatgctgtatttcatatttttctaagttcatacattttattttatttttcctagtgGAAAATGTTTGAGATGTCACATAATATGTAGTGGGGTTTCTTTTCTAGTataacaaaaaagcaaaccaatTAGAGTggaagctctgtgtgtgtgcatgtataaaTATGgtttaacacacacacacacatgctgtTCATATCCATCACCTGAGAACACCCTATCAAAGCAGTACTGGTCACACTGATATGATCAAGCCATCAGTCTTACACCTCTGATGCAACTCTATGATCTGCAATACCCTTTATCAATGTGTTTGCAGCTAACCGTACAGTGGCATTAAAGCAGTTTCCTCCCTTACATAATTCAGTCCAAGTAAGCAATGCACAGCACGTTCTGCTTTAGAAAATCTCACCTTTTCCCAGCCCTCCGCTTTCAGCACGAACCTCGTTTATTCGCCGTGGTGTCAATGGTGAGCCCACAACACTGCTCCCAGCAGATCTCTCAAAGTACTGAGGTGGCATTACCTAAAATATTTACCCTTTTGTTAGAGTGTCTGTATCACACATTAACTACATAGCTAAGTTTTAAAAGCTACTGCACTACATATTTTAAAGAGCAAGACTTTGTGGAAAAATAACAAGTGACAAACCTACCCTAACCCAACAAAGTAGTGatggtgctgctctgcaagcTACATGCTGTAATAGTCTTTCTGTGGCTACTGTGTGTACTTTTTACCATATTTCTTGTCTAAAAATCTTTCCAAGAGTTACTGGTCCAAACCTTCGCTGCTTGGCCATTCTGTTCACTGTTCTGCTACACCAGTAACATACTGGATGAGAAtcatctctgctgcctgtctCTGTTGCAGATGTCTCCACAGAGATGGCCCTGACCAGGCCAGAGCACGCTGCACTTGCTGCTTTGCCTGCACTGATGGGCTGGGATGATGGAACTGCTACTGGGACATGTAAGGCCTCTCTTCAGGGCACAAAGTCCTCTCTCTGCCATCCTGCCTGATTATGAAAGCTATGTAACACAGAAAGATGTGCTCACCTCTTCACAAGTAGgaactttgttttcattctctctGATCCTGTCCCACAGTACAGATCCCTGTTTCCATGCCATACTCTCCAGGATCTGCTCTTCAACGTGGTTCAGGTGTTTCACCACTTCCCGACAAAGGCCATCCTCTGCTCTAATGAAAACCTCAATTACCTGTGCAGTGGATAATTAGGATCAACATAATGTACTTGTTTCATACATTTGTTCCTAAACAAAGCTCTAATTCCAACACTTGATTTTCAAGGAAGAAGAGACTATTAGAAACATGAAGGCTGCATTACTATGACTCAATCCTAGGTTGTCATACAGGTCAATGAGCACTCATGACTTTGTAAGCATTTCTAGCTATCAAACACATTACCTTGTAAAAATGATAAACTGGAAtgtcaaatatttcagtgaCGAATGGGAAGTTTCCAGGTGGGTTGTATGTAAAGGTAATGATCTCCAGGCAACATGCCAGCAGAGACCTGTGAAACACATCTTGCTCCAGTATTGCCTGCAAGAGttgcaaattttaaaacttattttacAGTGTAACTATAGAacaataaaacactttttacTGTCTCAACAGCAAGATTCTCAAGCTTATAAAAAGTGAAGCTATTTTTTAAGGGACAGAACTGAGTTCAAAATGAACCATCTTTAAAATGgctcattaaaaattaaagagcCATTAAAAAATTTCATCTATCTTTGTGTTTTCAAACACAATTTCATGaaccttttttcttccattcagGTGTACTTACAGGGGTCTTCTCAGAGATTTACCCTCATTTAAAATAGCTGACAATTCTGCTCTACATCTGTGTTCTTTTTTTGCAGGTCCAACTTTAAAAGTGAGGAACCCTTTGATTAGTTTTCCTTACAGATAAGTCAGTGTCTCCCAGTCTCTTCCTCTCTTGCTCAATGACTGACTCCAAGACCTTGTAGTACAGCATCTCAGCAAGACGAAAATGCTTACTAGCAACATCTGCAGGAAGTTTAAATAGAAGCAATATTGtcaaatgcaagaaaaaagtATTATATTCTTCATCTTCAGATACAGAAATGCAGCAGTAGCTTGTgtggatttctgtgctgctgtggataCAATGCTTTCAGGACTAAACCAGTACATTTCAAGTTAATGTAGGAATCCTTCTCCTACACTGCACTGACTTGTGAGTGCAGAGCAGAGTAAGGTGCTACTGAGCCCAGATTTTGGGTATCAGTATTACATCAACATGTATAAGAATAATCCTTAATGTTGCTATAACAAACACAACGCAAATTCAGAAAATGCATCTGTATGGATCCACCTTGCACTGTGCAACAAAAAGCAGTGAAGCAACTAAGCTGACAAGAACAAAGGAAGGTCTTATTAAGAAACAAGGTCAAGAGCATCTTCCTTATATTCAATCCATCTTCAGGCACTTTAGCTATCAAGACAACTTTGCAAATCATGTTTTGGTGTTTATACTGGCAGGATTTTAATACCTGTACTAATCCATCCTCATATGTAAGCCAAAGCTGCCGTTGGGTTTTTAAAGACTACAGTTACTCAGATTTTCCTTACCAGCACAGAAATCTATGCCACCACTAATAATCTTATACTTGAGAGAAGAAGTGGTACACTTGAAAGtccttttcatttcacttttctAGTGCTGAAAGTATGATCAAATTCCAAGGATTCAAGCTAAGGCTGATTATAAAATTTTACACAGCATTGAAATTTGCTATGTCTGAAGAACACAGGAAAAGGCAAGAGAAGTAAAAAAGACACTTGTGCTAAAGCATAACCTGTATGTAAAACTTCATTACAAGAGATGGATGTGTATGCATTTTATGGgtaagtaaaatatttcccaCCTTtggaaaaattactgaattctCCTTCAGACTGAGCGCTCTGACAGTACACATCATGCATTTCTTTAACTCTGTTTGCAATGGATTGAGAAGGATCTCTGGAGCAtgacctgaaaataaaaactaaacaTTTTCAATATCCTATTCCTACTAAGACCAAAACCACCCTATTTTTTTATATGttgaaagcataaaaaatggaaatatattgCACAGCAATACAAAGAGACCCAAATGTATCTAAGTGCAAAACAGTTTATCCACATGGAGAATAAAGTTTGGTTTGCATCTCCTACAGTATGGAGTGATTTCCTAGGTAGTGCCATTTGTTAAGCAGGAAGAAAAGTCTTGAAAATTTTAATACTGGCAGCTTGTGGTTAGAGAATCCCAGATCTGCCAGGTTTTAAATGGTGGATGTTCATCAATCTCTGAGGACAGATGAGTCTAAATAAAGAGAACAGTTCTTCAAAATGTAAATGTCTTTCTGGATTCCATTTTACTCCAGTAGTAATGGACTGGCTCACCTTTTAATTTACATTGTTCAGCATTAATGTTTGCTattaaaaccagaacagaaaatagaattatttggCTAAACACCAAATTTACCTGAGTATTTGCTCCAGATTTTCACTGGGGGCATTTTTCAGCCCTGCCAGCATCGTGTGCAGGCGGCTCAGGCTGTAGGTTGCTATGGAAACAGGTGTCACGTACGGGTTGCTCTCTTTAATATACTTGCGGCCAGTAAGGGGGGTTGTGATCCTCAGTGATTtggactgaaataaaaaaataaccacaTATACATATGGACTCTGTTGTGAACTTTGATAAAGGTCATAACCTAGAAACATCAATCTGCAGAATTCTTACTCTGtgttatggaaaaaaatggctCCTAATCAAACAGCCTAAACCAGACCATGACTCAGGTAAATGCAATGAAGAATTTGTCTGTGGTGCTCAGATGTTTGTATCAAACAGCTGTGTATAAACAGAGAGGATGTGATCTATGCTGAAATGCAGATGCTGGAATTGAGTGTAAAACAATTAGACcaatctcaaaaatcccccctaaatCCCAGTATCTCTTCCTAGTCCAAGTAACAAAGGTAGCTGCTCATAGCAGAAGCGTACTGAGCCAGGGTTTCCTTTCAGCAAGTTTAACCTTTAACATGAGAAGTCCTTCTGATCAGCATTTTAGTTTATTTGCATCAGATCAAGCCAtcacattaaaataatgtaacatCAAGGATATCCCTTCAATCAGAACACAGCAAAATCAGTGCACCTTCTAATTACCTACCCACACAGTAACTTCTTTTAACAAATACACTACCTTCTTCACCATGAAGTCCAGCACCCAATACTTCACCCATTTTCTCCCCACACTCTGAGGTGTGTTTTAATTCTGTCTccacaggcagccagggagggtGGCATATAAAAACAGCAACACAGACCATGCCATACTCACCCTGtcaaaatgctgctgcaaaTTATGCTTCACTTGTACCCTCTCAGCTGTTTCCAGTCCTGAAGGTGTGTTCAAGCACCTTGTGAGAGTTCCAATCTCTTCATCCGCATCCTCGCCAAGGAATATTCTCTCATCGAGGTTTCCCACTGACAGAACATACTCCTCATAGGCCTTGTTGATGGCTTTGCTacagcagaaaggaaaggcagaCAAACCCCCTTTATTTAGACTGCTTTGTTCATCTGCTCACACACTGAACACAGCTCTGGCCTGGGGGAAGTCTACTTCAAATTTCTTTTGACCCTCACTGAAGCTCCTTTAAGATCTACAGTACCTTATACATGACAGTGTATGTATCTGATGCCCTGCCATTTatccagctgcaggaagaacACACTAAAACACTGAGAACTCCTGTTTCCTGGAAACTCATCAAAATTTACACAGCATCATATCATCACCTACACTGAACAATTTTTATATCATTAAAACAAAGTCCTACACATAAACATTTCTAAATGCCATCAAAcccacttttttccctcccacttCCTACTCAATGTGCCACAGCTTTTTCACAATAACTCTTAGTtacatacaaacaaaaaatccaggaaagagaaataacaaTAAAGAAGAATAAAGGCAGCCATCAGGTAACACCATCCTGAAGCACTGCTCCTCTTCCAAGCACTGCCAGAACAGGAAGGCAGTGCTGGATGGCCATGCTGAACACAAGGCATGGCTGgtcccagagctcagctcagggaaCAGCTGGGCCACAGAGGGGCACTCCTGCAAGCCAAACCACAGACAGGGACTCAGGGACTCACACGCTGTCTCCAAAGTTCCCAGGATCCAGAAATCCCGTCAggttttcatcttttcctttcaaaagctGTAAGACAGTTAAGGACAAAGGATGGGCATTTCATTTCTTATCAAGGTTTTGAAGGTAACAAGTAAGGAGAGATTTTTCTACATTACAAAATTTACTGACCAACCTTTTTGTCAAAAAGCTTCCGGATATATGGCTTCCAAAAATGTTCCTTTATACCTTTTGCTTCTAAAACTAATCCATAATGTAAAGAACACAGTTTTTCAATGATGCAGGGAGGGTCAGATGATACTTTATAATCCTTACTATGGAAGTCTTCAGGTAGACCTACAATTCAGAACATTGTATGATTTAATTTTGCAAGTCCATATCCTGCCTTCTTATTAAACTTAAATTCTTCAATGCTGTGTAGTCAAGGTAGTATGAAATTAAAACAGCAAACTAATTAGTTCTCTTGAACTACACAATGCCTACTGACTGGGTAATGTTATCAAAGAAATTTTGAGTTAGAGATTTAAAAAGATTAGTTACTGAGtgataaaaattacatatatcaattctaataagaaaaaaacccaaacaccgGTAAACTACAATATTTATTTGAGATAATGGTCCCAGGTCACATCCAAAGTACTACACTTGGCCAATCCTGTACAGTACTGAAAATGAAGTGCAAGCCTGGGAAGAGTTACAGCAGAAATTCAAAGGCAACTTCTCACCACTCATTTGAATTTGTGGTTATCAAGTCAACCTAcacttccattttcttcagaaagagaaCAGCAGCAATCCAATGATGGATTATTACTCTGAAACATCCTTCAAGGGTATTTCCACAGCACATCAAATTCTTGACCTGATGTATTATTCACAAAATTCACTAGTCTGTTATTACATACTACATTAACAGGAATGGAACTGTGTAGCcagatacagaaaatattagTTCTCATGTATTTCAAAtcaccttctttttttcaacATACCCTTAAAATTAGGATTCAAGAGTTCTTTACGGTTAGGACACTGCAGAGCATTTCCATACACAAGATCCAAAGCACATAACAAGAGATGGTAGGAATTGACCAAGTCATCACTGATCATAGGAAAATTTCCTGCAATATTAGAAAGACATAAAATTAGCAAGgatttaagaattttttaacCAAGAGACTGTTGATGTTTGTATTACAATCAATAATGGAATCTTGGAAACATAGTGTTTGGTGACTGTAAGTACCTGGATAGCAACACAGGCAGTAAAGCAGACTCACAATAACATATAACAActgtaaaagtaaaaaagtttTCCAGTAACAACAGTTGTGAAGGAACCCAAATATATTGTGTTGAAATCAAACCTTACCAAAATGTTGCTAAATAAGCTGTTGCTGCTCCCTCATTCACAGTAACCTCATTAAGCAGTGCATAAATCACTTGAAGCAGCACAAACTGTATAATCCAAGCTGCCCCAAGGAAGAAAACTGTGCTTCTGTAActcaggcagcaccagccccactgcctggcacagccacgtCCTTCACTGGATCCCCACTGCACCTGCCCCAAGCAAATTCTGCTCTGAAGGCCAAGGAGGGGTAGAATGGGTTCTGAAAATCAactcttccccttttccccagctTCACATTGCTGCAAACAGCTGCAAATAACTTCAACTTTGGCAAGGCTGGATCCAGGTTTTAGATGGCCTAGAAACTGCCTCCTCCTtcagcccctgcccctcacTTCTAGAACAAACCTGAACCtaaagtcagatttttttttttttaacaatctGGTTTTTTGCAAAACAATTTGCTGGGAGCATACTCATTATAAACAGTAATAAATATAACTTCATTTCTCTTGAATATATAACttcatttaataaataaattaatatataacATAATAATTATAACTTCATTTAGCTTTACAGAAGAGCTAAAATGGTGCCTATCTCTGGACCTGGtttatgaagtattttttatctctcattttcctgcagaaaagaGTCCTTGTAACCTCTTCACTCTTTTAACACCTTTCACAAAGATTATAATCAGAGTGTATGTGACTTTTTACTGAACTCATTTATGATGTTCCTCTAGAGGAGTAGCCATAGCTATATAAGTTTcgtaaaataaattatacaaTTAATCAATAACATAAATCACAATTCACTTTTTATGCACAGCATGATGTTTCTATTACTCCTTAAATACTAATGACCACTCTTTCCaccctccctttttttctcaggAAGCTCCAAATCACTTGGCTGAGCCTACTATTAAGAACAGGTTTAAAATCTTGAAGAAATCTATCATATAATAATAAACTCACTTAGAACACATTGAAATGCATATATGATTAGAGAATTTTTCTCAAttatgctgttatttttttacagtaacATACCAGCTTGTTCAAATTtatgttattttctgtttccatgtttgttagaagaaaaagtatttaaatgcaGATAATTTgaactatttaaaataatgaaacctagattaaattttaattaactttaCCCACTTATCAGTTATTTCTAAGTCATTAATGGTTCACAGCAAAGCAATGAAAATCCTAAATACTATTAGCAAACCTTTAATCAATAAAATTCTCAAAGTAACTGTCATAGCACAGGATCAATTCCACAACCATGACAACTTACTGTCAGCACAAAAATGAATATAATTTCACAGTACTAGTAGTTACATAGTAATTTCTTGCTGCTGACATTTCAAACAAGGCTCCCTTTCACAACTTTGtaccaaataataaaaaaccagaGATTTTCTTCCCCCATCAATTTTatagaaagaaatgaaagagtTTGAAGAGCAGTTCTTACAAACAGTTTGCTGAAGTGCAGTCCCAGTGAACAAGGGGCTCCCTCAGTGTGCAGTGCATGAACTGAAGGCaatgggctgcaggagcagacaAGCCTGGGCCTGCCACTGCTGTGTGGTTGCTGTGATAAGGATTTACTGCCCACCCCCAAACCACACAGCACAAAACCTCACACCAACACCCAATGCCATAATAGTCAACACTTTTACAAACAAATagtttccatttttaaagtGCTGCCACACTTTAATAATCATTTAGTAACTTTACAGCTTCTATGCActgcaatttttccttttccttgtagAATTCACTTGGATGTGTTATCAACATGGTATTCTCCACAGGGTTAGTTACCATATCTGACATGTAGTCAATGGATGATGCAGTTACTCAAACATATCAGTCACTAACTCAGCAACAGGAAGAACCATAAAGTCCCTCTGCACCTTGTCAACCATCCAATCTTCCACAGAAGTGCAGACTttacagaagggaaaagaaaaacctgtgattTTCCAGACTGACCTACTTACAGCTGCCTACCTGTGCTAAGGAAGTGCAGTCCTGACTGACTGGAAATAAGTACAGCACTAACTCTGCTGGGATCAGTGTTGAAATCATGCTGTGTTTCAGGCTAAAAGCACCACACTTGTTTAGGAAAGACTTCTCTTGCTCAATAAGGTGGAATTTGCAGCCTTACAAAAAGGCATCTTCCTCACAGGATGGAGTGCTCAGAGGAGCACTTGTGCCCCAGCACACCCTGCCTGAATTTTGCAGGGATGTGTTGCTGAGggtccagctctgctgccaggaacCCTCTGCAGTGTGGCACAGGGTTGAAAGAAAGGCTTTGTAAACAAAGTTCTGTGCTGAACAAAATTAGTGCCAGGCCATTCAATATTGCCACAGCCTACTCTGTCCTAGCCTCAAAATCACCAGTTAAGGAAATCATACTACA contains:
- the RBL2 gene encoding retinoblastoma-like protein 2 isoform X2 — encoded protein: MDERARAEAWLSYQSMRRNYTLEGNDMHWLACALYVACRKAIPTVSRGTAEGNYVSLTRILRCSDQSLIEFFNKMKKWEDMANLPSQFRERTERLERNFTVSAVIFKKYEPIFQDIFRYPQEDQPRQQRGRKQRRQPCTVTEVFQFCWVLFVHAKGNFPMISDDLVNSYHLLLCALDLVYGNALQCPNRKELLNPNFKGLPEDFHSKDYKVSSDPPCIIEKLCSLHYGLVLEAKGIKEHFWKPYIRKLFDKKLLKGKDENLTGFLDPGNFGDSVKAINKAYEEYVLSVGNLDERIFLGEDADEEIGTLTRCLNTPSGLETAERVQVKHNLQQHFDRSKSLRITTPLTGRKYIKESNPYVTPVSIATYSLSRLHTMLAGLKNAPSENLEQILRSCSRDPSQSIANRVKEMHDVYCQSAQSEGEFSNFSKDVASKHFRLAEMLYYKVLESVIEQERKRLGDTDLSAILEQDVFHRSLLACCLEIITFTYNPPGNFPFVTEIFDIPVYHFYKVIEVFIRAEDGLCREVVKHLNHVEEQILESMAWKQGSVLWDRIRENENKVPTCEEVMPPQYFERSAGSSVVGSPLTPRRINEVRAESGGLGKGLSSPPASLYDRYSSPTANPTRRRLFADNDGAPEGGTAVRVPPQPVVSTVPVQNMSPEAVSVTPVPGQTLVTVATATVTANNGQTVTIPVQGIANENGGITFFPVQVNVGAQPQAVSGPMQPLSAQTLAGTLNPQMAGAALQLPGQLTVQQISPGEQRQAQHLSATATRPRKMGSLALFFRKVYHLASVRLRDLCAKLDVSDELRKKIWTCFEYSLVHCPEIMMDRHLDQLLMCAIYVMTKVTNEDRSFQNIMRCYRTQPQAKSHVYRSVLIKGRRRRRSGSSDSSSQQNSPTDRSKDRNKERSSRDSSPVMRSSSTLPVPQPSSAPPTPTRLSGPNSDTEEEERGDLIQFYNNVYIEQIKDFALKYTSNAEKIFYYFSSSPSKRLKEINSMVRTGETPTKKRGILLEDGTEAPAKRICQENHTALLRRLQDVANDRGSH
- the RBL2 gene encoding retinoblastoma-like protein 2 isoform X1; translation: MDERARAEAWLSYQSMRRNYTLEGNDMHWLACALYVACRKAIPTVSRGTAEGNYVSLTRILRCSDQSLIEFFNKMKKWEDMANLPSQFRERTERLERNFTVSAVIFKKYEPIFQDIFRYPQEDQPRQQRGRKQRRQPCTVTEVFQFCWVLFVHAKGNFPMISDDLVNSYHLLLCALDLVYGNALQCPNRKELLNPNFKGLPEDFHSKDYKVSSDPPCIIEKLCSLHYGLVLEAKGIKEHFWKPYIRKLFDKKLLKGKDENLTGFLDPGNFGDSVKAINKAYEEYVLSVGNLDERIFLGEDADEEIGTLTRCLNTPSGLETAERVQVKHNLQQHFDRSKSLRITTPLTGRKYIKESNPYVTPVSIATYSLSRLHTMLAGLKNAPSENLEQILRSCSRDPSQSIANRVKEMHDVYCQSAQSEGEFSNFSKDVASKHFRLAEMLYYKVLESVIEQERKRLGDTDLSAILEQDVFHRSLLACCLEIITFTYNPPGNFPFVTEIFDIPVYHFYKVIEVFIRAEDGLCREVVKHLNHVEEQILESMAWKQGSVLWDRIRENENKVPTCEEVMPPQYFERSAGSSVVGSPLTPRRINEVRAESGGLGKGLSSPPASLYDRYSSPTANPTRRRLFADNDGAPEGGTAVRVPPQPVVSTVPVQNMSPEAVSVTPVPGQTLVTVATATVTANNGQTVTIPVQGIANENGGITFFPVQVNVGAQPQAVSGPMQPLSAQTLAGTLNPQMAGAALQLPGQLTVQQISPGEQRQAQHLSATATRPRKMGSLALFFRKVYHLASVRLRDLCAKLDVSDELRKKIWTCFEYSLVHCPEIMMDRHLDQLLMCAIYVMTKVTNEDRSFQNIMRCYRTQPQAKSHVYRSVLIKGRRRRRSGSSDSSSQQNSPTDRSKDRNKERSSRDSSPVMRSSSTLPVPQPSSAPPTPTRLSGPNSDTEEEERGDLIQFYNNVYIEQIKDFALKYTSNATDSPPLSPYPFVRLGSPRRVQLSQHHPLYISPHRNESALSPQEKIFYYFSSSPSKRLKEINSMVRTGETPTKKRGILLEDGTEAPAKRICQENHTALLRRLQDVANDRGSH